In one Sebastes umbrosus isolate fSebUmb1 chromosome 13, fSebUmb1.pri, whole genome shotgun sequence genomic region, the following are encoded:
- the gjb8 gene encoding gap junction protein beta 8, giving the protein MSWGALYAQLGGVNKHSTSLGKIWLSVLFIFRITILVLAAESVWGDEQSDFTCNTQQPGCKNVCYDHFFPVSHIRLWCLQLIFVSTPALLVAMHVAYRNRGDKRTMLASNGTEKPTSSDLETLKKRRLPITGPLWWTYTSSLFFRLIFEGGFMYALYFVYDGFQMPRLVKCEQWPCPNKVDCFISRPTEKTIFTIFMVSSSSICMVLNVAELCYLIVKAFLRCTARRRNKREHPYAHTESMTQNEKNEMLLSSTTDTSSNKMC; this is encoded by the coding sequence ATGAGTTGGGGGGCGCTCTACGCCCAGCTGGGCGGCGTCAACAAACATTCCACCAGTCTAGGAAAGATCTGGCTTTCTGTCCTTTTCATCTTCCGCATCACCATCCTGGTTCTGGCCGCCGAGAGCGTCTGGGGCGACGAGCAGTCGGACTTCACATGCAACACGCAGCAGCCCGGCTGTAAAAACGTCTGCTACGACCACTTCTTCCCCGTGTCGCACATCCGCCTGTGGTGCCTGCAGCTGATCTTCGTGTCCACGCCGGCCCTGCTGGTGGCCATGCACGTGGCCTACAGGAACCGCGGGGACAAGAGGACCATGCTGGCCTCCAACGGCACCGAGAAGCCGACGAGTAGCGACCTGGAGACGCTGAAGAAGAGGCGTCTGCCCATCACGGGCCCGCTGTGGTGGACCTACACCAGCAGCTTGTTCTTCCGCCTCATCTTCGAGGGCGGCTTCATGTACGCGCTCTACTTCGTCTACGACGGCTTCCAGATGCCCCGGCTGGTGAAGTGCGAGCAGTGGCCGTGCCCCAACAAGGTGGACTGCTTCATCTCCAGGCCCACGGAGAAGACCATCTTCACCATCTTCATGGTGTCCTCGTCGTCCATCTGCATGGTGCTGAACGTGGCCGAGCTGTGCTACCTCATCGTCAAGGCGTTCTTGAGGTGCACGGCAAGGAGGAGGAACAAGCGGGAACACCCGTACGCCCATACGGAAAGCATGACGCAGAACGAGAAGAACGAGATGCTGTTGTCTTCCACCACGGATACCAGCAGCAACAAGATGTGTTGA
- the gja3 gene encoding gap junction alpha-3 protein — protein sequence MGDWSFLGRLLENAQEHSTVIGKVWLTVLFIFRILVLGAAAEEVWGDEQSDFTCNTQQPGCENVCYDEAFPISHIRFWVLQIIFVSTPTLIYLGHVLHIVRMEEKRKEKEEEMRKANRFQEEKELLYRNGGGAGGGGGGGGGKKEKRPIRDEHGKIRIRGALLRTYVFNIIFKTLFEVGFILGQYFLYGFQLRPLYKCARWPCPNTVDCFISRPTEKTIFIIFMLVVACVSLLLNLLEIYHLGWKKVKQGMRNEGAPDRESLRRVNIAEPECLASASRTAPSSLSYPPNYTDVTAGSGAFLPPMGAAAVPSAAEFKMDELQQEESLRQPSPSSHYYISNNNNHRLATQQNWANLATEQQTREMKATSPSPSSSSSTSTDKEQRPVDAALLPLPSNTTSNTNNTNSTATAASSSGRSSSRGAASNAGSWSGGKSEQEEGHVTTTTVEMHEPPVTVSTDPRRLSRASKSSSIRARPSDLAV from the coding sequence ATGGGCGACTGGAGCTTTCTGGGGCGGCTGTTGGAGAACGCTCAGGAGCACTCAACGGTCATCGGCAAAGTCTGGCTGACTGTCCTCTTCATCTTCAGGATCCTGGTGCTGGGGGCGGCGGCCGAAGAGGTCTGGGGCGATGAGCAGTCCGACTTCACCTGCAACACCCAGCAGCCCGGTTGCGAGAATGTCTGCTACGACGAGGCCTTCCCCATCTCGCACATCCGCTTCTGGGTGCTGCAGATTATCTTCGTGTCCACGCCGACCCTCATCTACCTGGGCCACGTGCTACACATCGTCCGCATGGAGGAGAAGcggaaagagaaggaggaggagatgcgCAAAGCGAACAGGTTCCAAGAGGAGAAAGAACTCCTTTATAGAAatggtggaggagctggaggaggaggaggaggcggcggcggcaAGAAGGAGAAACGGCCAATCAGGGACGAGCACGGCAAAATCCGTATCAGAGGCGCGTTGCTGCGTACCTATGTGTTCAACATTATTTTCAAGACCCTGTTTGAAGTGGGATTCATTTTGGGCCAGTATTTCCTCTATGGCTTCCAGCTGAGGCCCCTGTACAAGTGTGCACGTTGGCCCTGCCCCAACACCGTTGACTGCTTCATATCGAGGCCCACTGAAAAgactatttttattatatttatgctTGTGGTGGCTTGCGTGTCTCTTTTGCTGAATTTGTTAGAGATCTATCACCTCGGATGGAAGAAAGTTAAACAGGGCATGAGAAATGAGGGTGCCCCCGACCGCGAGTCGCTGCGCCGCGTCAACATTGCAGAGCCCGAGTGCTTGGCCTCGGCCTCCAGAACTGCCCCATCCAGCCTCAGCTACCCTCCTAACTACACGGATGTGACGGCGGGCAGCGGGGCGTTCCTGCCGCCCATGGGGGCGGCGGCCGTGCCCTCGGCGGCGGAGTTCAAGATGGACGAACTCCAGCAGGAGGAGTCGCTACGCCAGCCCTCCCCCTCGTCCCACTACTacatcagcaacaacaacaaccacaggCTGGCCACGCAGCAGAACTGGGCCAACCTGGCCACCGAGCAGCAGACTCGGGAGATGAAGGCCACCTCCCCCtccccatcctcctcttcctccactagCACTGACAAGGAGCAGCGGCCTGTCGACGCTGCGCTGCTCCCTCTgcccagcaacaccaccagtaacaccaacaacaccaactcGACCGCCACTGCCGCCTCCAGCAGCGGCAGAAGCAGCAGCCGCGGCGCTGCGTCCAACGCAGGCAGCTGGAGCGGGGGGAAGAGCGAGCAGGAGGAAGGCCatgtcaccaccaccaccgtggAGATGCACGAGCCTCCAGTAACGGTCAGCACAGACCCTCGGCGGCTCAGTCGGGCCAGCAAGAGCAGCAGCATCAGGGCCAGGCCGAGCGACCTGGCTGTCTGA